GATCGGGCCGGGGTAGGTCGAGCCGTACGCGTGGCCGCCGGTGCGCTCGTAGACCGGGCACGAGTTCAGGCACGCCGAGCAGCGGATGCAGCGCAGCGCGGCCCGCCCGTCCGGGTCGGCCAGGGTGGCGGTGCGGCCGTTGTCGACCAGCACGACGTGGCTGGTCTGCCCCTCGGTGGGACCGGTCCACACGGACGTGTAGGGGTTCATCCGCTCGCCGGTGGACGAGCGGGGCAGCAGCTGGAGGAACACCTCCAGGTCGCGCCACGACGGCAGCAGCTTCTCGATGCCGACCACGCTGATCAGCGTGCGGGGCAGCGTGAGGCACATCCGGCCGTTGCCCTCGGACTCGACCACGACCAGCGAGCCGGTGTCCGCGATGCCGAAGTTCGCGCCCGAGACGGCCACGTCGACGGTGAGGAACTTGTGCCGCAGGTGCTTGCGGGCGGCCTCGGCCAGCGCGCGCGGGTCGGCGGTGAGGTCCGGGTCGACGCCGGGCATGTGCCGCCGGAAGATCTCCCGGATCTCGGCCCGGCCGCGGTGGATGGCGGGCACCAGGATGTGGCTCGACCGGTCGTTCCCGAGCTGCACGATCAGCTCGGCGAGGTCGGTCTCCACGGCGTGCACGCCGACCGCCGCGAGGGCCTCGTTCAGGCCGATCTCCGCGGTGGCCATCGACTTGACCTTGATGACCTCCTCGGTGCCGGTGGCGAGGACCAGGTCGGTGACGACCCGGTTGGCCTCGTCGGCGTCGCGCGCCCAGTGCACGGTGGTGCCGCGCGCGGTCAGCGCCTCCTCGAACCGGACCAGGTGCTCGTCGAGGTCGGCCAGCACCTGGTCCTTGATCGCCGCGCCGGCCGCGCGCAGCTCCGCCCAGTCGGGCAGCTCGGCCACGACGCCCGCGCGCTTCGCCCGGATCGTGGTGGTCGCCTTGGCCAGGTTGCGGCGCAGCTGGGCGTCCTTCAGGGCGGTGCGCGCGGCCTCGGGGAAGGGCGCGCCGGTCAGGTTGCCGCGTCCGGCGGGCATGCCGAGGAAGGTCATCGGGTGTTCTCCAGGACCTGGGCCAGGTGCAGGGGGCGCACGCCGCTGCGCAGCCTGCTCAGGCCGCTGCCGATGTGCATCAGGCACGACGCGTCGCCCGCCGTCAGCACGCCCGCCCCGGTGCCGATGACGTTGCTCATCTTGTCGGCGAGCATGGCCGTGGACGTGTCGGCGTTCTTCACCGCGAACGTGCCGCCGAACCCGCAGCAGGTCTCCGCCGCGGGCAGTTCGACCAGGTCGATGCCCTCCACGGCGCGCAGCAGCCGCAGCGGCCGGTCCCCCACCTTCAGGACGCGCAGCGAGTGGCACGTGGGGTGGTGGGTGACGCGGTGCGGGAAGTACGCGCCCACGTCGGTGAGGCCGAGCACGTCCGCCAGGAACTCGGACAGCTCGTAGGTGCGCTTCGCGGTCTCCTCGGCGGCCTCGGCCAACACCCGTTCGCCCTGCCCGCGGGCCACGTCGGCGTGCTGGTGGCGGATCGAGCCCGCGCACGAGCCGGACGGCGTGACGACCACCTCGGCGTCCTCGAACGCCTTCACGTGGTTGCGGATGATCGGCAGCGCCTGGCGGGGGTAGCCGGTGTTGACGTGCATCTGGCCGCAGCACGTCTGCCCGGCCGGGACGACCACCTCGTGGCCCAGCCGCTCCAGCAGCCGGACGGTGGCCTTGCCGACGTCCGGGAACAGCCCGTCGACCAGGCACGTGACGAACAGCGCGACTCTCACCGGGGCGAGTCTAGACTCCGTGGTCTGACCACACCAGGGCTGTGGTCAGACCACAGGAGGCGCTGGTGTCCGGGTACGCCGAGGTGCTGCGGCACGTGGAGTCCGAACTGGTCTCGGGCCGGCTCGGCGTGGGGGAGCAGCTGCCCGCCGAACGGCGGCTCGCCGAGGAGCTGGGCGTCAGCCGCCCCACCGTGCGCGAGGCGATCCGGGTGCTCCAGGCGCTGGGCGTCGTGCGCAGCGGCGTCGGCTCGGGACCCGACGCGGGCACCACCGTCATCGCCGACCCGGCGGGCGGCCTCGGCGCGGCCCTGCGGCTGCACCTCGCGACCCGGCGGCTGCCCCTGGGCGACCTCGTGGACACCCGCGTGATGATCGAGAGCCACTCCGTGCGCGCCGCCGCGGGCCGGCCGGACCACCCCGACCTGGTCCGCGCCGCCGGGCTGCTCGACCGCATGGACGACCCGGACCTCGACGCCGACGCGTTCCACCAGCTCGACGCCGACTTCCACGTTGCCCTCACCGCCGCCGCGGGCAACGCGGTCAACACCGCGGTGATGGCGGGGTTGCGCGACGCGATCCACCAGGCCGTGCTCGACGCCGTGCGGGAGCTGCCCGACTGGTCGCGCACCGCCGTCCGGCTGCGCCGCGAGCACCGGGGCATCCTGCGCGCCGTGCGCTCCGGCGACCCCGAGCTGGCCGCGACGAGGGTGACCCGGCACGTCCGCGGCTTCCACCGCGAGTGGACCCGGCACGCCGGGGGATAGCGGTACGGGCCCGGTCCCCGGGAGGACCGGGGACCGGACCCGCGTGGTCTCACCGCCTCCCGCGCTCCGACGCCTCCCGGAGCAGCACCAGGGTGGCGCAGATGAGCACCACGTTCTTCAGCACGAACTCGCCGTTCGCGGTCAGCAGCAGGGGGTTGCCCCCGATCACCACCAGGGTCGGCGCCTGGACGAAGACCAGGAAGGTCCCCGCCAGGTGGGCCGCCACGACGACCAGCGTCAGCCGCGGCAGCCGCCCGAGCAGCAACGCCACCCCCAGCGCGATCTCGAACCACCCCAGCGCGGGCACCAGGACACCCCGGTCCACCCACGGCACGGCGGCTCCGACCAGCTCCGCGACCGGCGAGTCGCCGGTCACCTTGAGCGCTCCGAACCAGACGAACACGACGGCGAGCGACACCCGCAGCGCGGGCGCCGCCCAGCGGCCGACCTTCCCGTCCACCCCGGTCCGCTCCCCCAAGCGGGCCGACACGATCAGTCGCCCAACGGGTTGAGCAGGTCCGCCTTGCCCTCGAAGGCGAACAGCAGCAGGTCGACCATCCGGAACGTCCGCCGGTCCGGGCCGAGCACGGGCCGCCACGACGGCTCGCGCACGATCGAGGTCCGGCTGCCCTCCATCGCCCGGTGGAACACCTCGGCCACGATCCGGCCGCCGACCGCCCCGAGCCGACCGCCGTTGAACTCGGCCTCGCGCAGGGTGTAGAACCACAGCGGGGTCGCGGCGGTCACCGCGGCCTTCTGCGCGTCGGTCAGCGACTCCAGGCTCGCGCCCCCGTTGCCGACCAGGACCTGCTCGGCCGTCAGCGGTTCGACGCCCAGGAACCCGGCCATCTGCTGCCCGCTCGCGAGCCGGACCATGTCCGCCCGGGTCAGGTTGCGGAAGGCGAGGTTGCGCTGGATCTCCGCGACCACCGTGCCCCGCCCGCCGAAGGTGCCCGCCGGCAACTGCTTGAGCGGGTCGACCAGCAGCGAGTCGAGCCGCTTGGTCACGTTGCCGCCGCCGGCGGGCGGCGCGAGGTCCGGCCGGTCGGCTTCGGTGAAGTCGTACAGCCGCCGGAAGTCGGCGATCCAGTTGGTGGGCAGCGTGTCGAACCGGCTGTCGAAGCCGGGGTCGTCCAGCTCCGGCAGCCCCGCACCGGGGTCGAAGTTGCCGGACGTGCCGCTGAACACGAACAGGAAGAACAGCAGGCCCGGGGCGACACCCCCGGTGCGGAACACCCGGTTCCACTCGTACTCGGACCGGATCATGCTGTGCCCCAACCGGTACGCGGCCACCGAGAACTCCAGCGGCATCGTCGGGTGCAGGCCCACCGGGGGCCGCCCCCGTCGGGGCGCCTCGAAGAAGCGCCTGCCGTTGGCGAACACGTCGTCCACGATCGCCGGGTCCACGACGCGCGGCAGGAAGTCGTGGCGCAGCATCCACTGGTAGTGCCGCACCACCTGCTCCCGCGCCGCCTCGAAGAGCCGCCGCCCGGTCAGGCCGCGCAGCGCCACCTCGTCCACGACCCGGTTGTGGAACCTGATGAACGCCAGGTGGGTCTGGGCGACGGCCAGGTTCTCGTCGTTGCGCTCGTCCGGGATCAGCGGGCGCCTGCGGTCCTCCTCGGTCAGGCCGGTCTGGCCCAGCCGCGGCAGGTCGAAGCCCTCCATCGCCTGGCCGAGCTGCTGGTCGCCCCCCGGGACGGGCGAGGTCGTGCCCACCTTGAGCTTCACCCGGTCCGCGGCGTAGAACACCCGGTCGGTGTGGTCGTTCGGACCGCGGCCGTAGAGCGAATCGAGGTCCAGCGCCGGTGAGCGGCCCTGCACCAGCTCGCCGAGGTTCACGTCCTCGCCGAGCTGCGACCCGCTGCGGTCCATGGTCAGGTCGTGGTCGACGAACTGGCCGAGGTAGGTGAAGCCCGCCGGGATCGGCGGGTTCGCCGAGTCCTCCTGCGGCGTGCTCGCCGTCATCGCCAGCGCCAGGGCGGCCCTGGTGTCCTCGTCGTGCCGGGCGCCCTCCGGCCCCAGTCGCGAGAACCGGAACCGGCGCAGCTCCTCGACGGTGTCCGGCTGACGCGTCCGCGCCGCGCCGTCCCGATCGAACTCCAGCACTCCTTCGCCCACGACGAAGAAGCTGTTGGTGCCGTGCTTTTTCATCGATCCCCCCGGATCATGAGATGTCCCCGGCCTGGCCGGGGACGAGGCGGGCGCACCCCCTGTGGCCGCCTCGTACTACACATGTACCAGCCCGCGGGCGTCGGATACGCGGCCTACCGCAATCCCCCGGACGGCCCAGTCCAGGTGATGTGGCAACCGCCAGCTCAGCCGTGTTCCCGAGAAGACCTGTGAATCGGCCCACGCGGTGGTCGCGCACGCTCGGTTCGCGTACTTCTTCCCGCCCGGCTGCTCCGCCGGGCTGCGCGAGGTGCTGCGGGTGCTGCGGCCCGGCGGTCGGCTCGTGGTGGTCGACAACGACTGGCGCGAGGGGGAGTTCGCCGGGCTGCTCGGCGCGTCGCCGTGGTCGTCGGCGCGGGGGGCGGCCGAGACGACCGACGCGTGGTGGCAGGTGCGCGGCGCGGAGCGGACGGCGGTGATGTCCTCGTGGCGGTGCCGCGACGCCGCCGAGCTGGAGGCGGTGCTGCGGACCGAGTTCCCGGCCGACGTCGTGGACGCGTGGGTCGCGGCCAACCCCGGCCGCAGGGGGCTGGGCTACGGGTACGTCCTGTTCACGGTCACCGCTCGGGGCTGACCGCTCCGGACCGACCGCTCAGGGTCGGGGAGCGGAACCGGTCGGGGCGCGGCGCTGGGCGTTGCGGGCCGTGGACGGGCTGAGGCGGTTCATCACCGCCATGTACGAGGTCGGGAACAGTCGGGCGAGGAGGTCGGGGACGACCGCCGTCCACGCGATCAGCACCCGGCCCTTGCGCTTCTCCACGCCCGCCAGGATCTGCTCGGCGGCCTTGTCCGCCGGGTAGGTGAGGAGCTTGGCGAACCCCGCCTTGCCCGCCTCGGCGTCGGCCTCGCTCGCGGCGGCGGCGACCCGTGCCGTCTCGGCGATCCGCGTCCGGATGCCGCCGGGGTGCACGGAGGTCACGCCGACACCCCGGTCGGCCAGTTCGTGGCGCAGCGACTCGCTGAACCCGCGCAGCCCGAACTTGCTGGTGGAGTACGCGGTCTGGCCGGGTGGGCCGATCAGGCCGAACAGGCTGGAGACGTTGACGACGTGGCTGCCCGGCGAGGCCAGCAGGGTCGGCAGCAGGAGCCGGGTCAGCGCGACCGGCGCCCGCAGGTTGACGGCCAGCACCCAGTCGAACTCCTCGGCGCTGACCTGGTCGAACGTCCCGCCGAGCGCCACACCCGCGTTGTTGACCAGCAGCGTGATCCACGGGTGGTCGGCGACGATCCGGGCGGCCACGCCGTCGAGGGCGGCGACGTCCGCCAGGTCCACCACGACGGTGTCGACGTCCACGCCGGTGATGCGGGACGCCACGGCCTTCAACCGCTCGGCGTCGCGGTCGAGCAGCACCAGGTGGCAGCCGCGCCGGGCGAGGCCGTAGGCCACCTGCTCGCCCATGCCACTGGCCGCGCCCGTGACGACGGCCGTGCCGCCGCGGAACGTGAACCTGGGGAGCTGGGACATGCGGCCTCCTCGATCGGGTCCTGGACGCCCAGTCTGCCGCGTGCCGGGTCCCGCGACTTGACCGCGCGCGACAGGATCTTGACCGCGCGCGACAGGTCACCCGCCCCGGCGGACGGCGGTCGGGGTGGCGCCGAACCAGCGGCGGCAGCAGCGGCTCAGGGCCGACTGCTCCGACAGGCCCAGCATGCCCGCCACCTGGCCCAGGGGCACGTCGGTCGTGGTCAGGTAGCGCTTGGCGGCGTCCCGGCGCACCGCGTCGAGCACCTCGTGGAACGTCGTGCCCTCGGCGGCCAGGCGGCGTTGCAGGGTGCGCGGGTGCAGGGCCAGCAGGCGTGCCACGGCGGTGATCTCGGGTGGCACCGTGCCCAGCGTCCTGGTCAGCACGCCGCGCACCCTGGTCGTCGTGCCGGGGCCGCCGGGGGCCTGCTCGGCCAGGAACGCCAGGGCCAGCCGCCACACCCGCTCGTCGCCGCCCGCCAGGGGTTCGCGGGTCAGCGCCCGGGGCATCCGCAGCATGGGCGCGTCGCGCCCGGTGCGGACGGGTGCGCCGAAGAACTCCTCGTACACGGCCGGGGGTGCGGCCGGCACGTAGGGCAGCTCGACGCCGCGCAGCCGGTAGCGGCCGCCCAGCAGGTACCGGATCGAGCGGTGCAGGAAGCCGAGGCCCAGGTCGGTGGCCTGCACGGACACCGGCACGCCCGGCGGCAGGCCGTAGCGCAGCGCCGCGAGGTCCGGCGCGCCGTACGGGTCGTCCACCAGGGAGAGGCTCAGCGACCTCGCGTGCACGAACAGGTAGCGCGAGGTGCACTCCAGCGCGTCGGCGACGGTGGGGGAGTGCCGGATGGCCAGCGCGAGCGGGCCGAGCATGCCGAAGTCCTGTCGCGCGGCCACCCGCAGACCCAGGTCCGGGCACCCCAGCGCGTCCGCCGCCACCTCCAGCACGGCGGCCATCACGCGGTCGGAGACCAGCAGGTCGTCCACGTCCAGCGCGGCCGGCGGCAACCCCGCCGCGCGGGCGTAGTCCTCGGCCCGGCCGCCCAGTTCGGCCACGGTCGCCCGGAAGCCGCGCAGGCCCGCGGAACGGATCACCGACATGTCGTCCAGGGTCAAACAGTTGTCGTCGCGGGTCAAGTCGCACCGGGGCGCCTCCAGCACACTGGGACCATGACCGCTCCCGAGCACCTCGACGTCGTGATCGTGGGCGCCGGACTGTCCGGCGTCGGCGCGGCCTACCGGCTGCGCACCGAGTGCCCCGGCAAGTCCGTGGCGATCGTCGAGGCGCGCGACGCCGTGGGCGGCACGTGGGACCTGTTCCGCTACCCGGGCGTCCGGTCGGACTCGGACATGTTCACCCTCGGCTACCCGTTCCGGCCGTGGCGCGAGGCGAAGTCGATCGCCGACGGCCCGTCGATCCTGCGCTACATCCGGGAGACGGCCGCCGAGCACGGCATCGACCGCCTGGTCCGCTACGGCACGAAGGTCGTGGCGGCGGACTTCTCCACCGAGACCGACCGGTGGACGCTGACCCTGCGGCGGCGAGGGGCGGACGGCGAGGTCACCGAGAGCGCGCTGACCTGCGGGTTCCTCTACTCGTGCGCGGGCTACTACGACTACGACCAGGGCCACGACCCGGTGTTCCCCGGCATCGGGGACTTCGCCGGCCGGGTCGTGCGCCCCCAGTTCTGGCCCGAGGACCTGGACTACGCGGGCAAGCGGGTCGTGGTGATCGGCAGCGGCGCGACCGCCGTGACGCTGGTGCCGTCGATGGCCGGGACCGCCGGCCACGTCACCATGCTCCAGCGCTCGCCCACCTGGATCAGCCCCGTGCCGGGCCGCGACAGGATCGCCGACAAGGTGCGCGAACTGCTGCCCGCCGGTGTGGCGCACCGGCTCGTGCGCGCCAAGAACATCGCGTTCGGCCTGGCGTTCTACCAGTTCTGCCGTCGTTTCCCGAAGGCCGCGCGCAGGCTGCTCACCGGCCTGTCCACGAAGGTGCTCGGCGACGCCGATGTCGTGCGCGAGCACTTCACGCCCACCTACGACCCGTGGGACCAGCGGCTGTGCGCGATCCCCGACGGCGACCTGTTCCAGGCCGTCACGGCGGGGCGCGCGTCGGTGGTCACGGACCACGTCGACACCTTCGTGCCGGAGGGCGTGCGCCTGAGGTCCGGGCGGGTGCTGGAAGCCGACGTCGTGGTGACCGCGACGGGTCTGCGGCTGCTCGCGTTCGGCGGCATCGAGCCGTCGGTGGACGGGAGGGCGGTGCCGCTGCCGGATCAGTTCCTGTGGCGCGGCGCGATGATCACGAACCTGCCGAACTTCGCCGTC
This region of Saccharothrix longispora genomic DNA includes:
- a CDS encoding flavin-containing monooxygenase, which gives rise to MTAPEHLDVVIVGAGLSGVGAAYRLRTECPGKSVAIVEARDAVGGTWDLFRYPGVRSDSDMFTLGYPFRPWREAKSIADGPSILRYIRETAAEHGIDRLVRYGTKVVAADFSTETDRWTLTLRRRGADGEVTESALTCGFLYSCAGYYDYDQGHDPVFPGIGDFAGRVVRPQFWPEDLDYAGKRVVVIGSGATAVTLVPSMAGTAGHVTMLQRSPTWISPVPGRDRIADKVRELLPAGVAHRLVRAKNIAFGLAFYQFCRRFPKAARRLLTGLSTKVLGDADVVREHFTPTYDPWDQRLCAIPDGDLFQAVTAGRASVVTDHVDTFVPEGVRLRSGRVLEADVVVTATGLRLLAFGGIEPSVDGRAVPLPDQFLWRGAMITNLPNFAVCVGYTNASWTLRADLTSRLVCRVVRHMDRHGYAAVVPRPGRALERRPLLDLASGYVQRAIHAFPRQGHVGAWRVRQNYVLDAVATLRGDLGRDLVGTPVDRADPLRGGRGGPLAAATTVPEEPTGGA
- a CDS encoding SDR family NAD(P)-dependent oxidoreductase — protein: MSQLPRFTFRGGTAVVTGAASGMGEQVAYGLARRGCHLVLLDRDAERLKAVASRITGVDVDTVVVDLADVAALDGVAARIVADHPWITLLVNNAGVALGGTFDQVSAEEFDWVLAVNLRAPVALTRLLLPTLLASPGSHVVNVSSLFGLIGPPGQTAYSTSKFGLRGFSESLRHELADRGVGVTSVHPGGIRTRIAETARVAAAASEADAEAGKAGFAKLLTYPADKAAEQILAGVEKRKGRVLIAWTAVVPDLLARLFPTSYMAVMNRLSPSTARNAQRRAPTGSAPRP
- a CDS encoding (Fe-S)-binding protein codes for the protein MRVALFVTCLVDGLFPDVGKATVRLLERLGHEVVVPAGQTCCGQMHVNTGYPRQALPIIRNHVKAFEDAEVVVTPSGSCAGSIRHQHADVARGQGERVLAEAAEETAKRTYELSEFLADVLGLTDVGAYFPHRVTHHPTCHSLRVLKVGDRPLRLLRAVEGIDLVELPAAETCCGFGGTFAVKNADTSTAMLADKMSNVIGTGAGVLTAGDASCLMHIGSGLSRLRSGVRPLHLAQVLENTR
- a CDS encoding FadR/GntR family transcriptional regulator — encoded protein: MVRPQEALVSGYAEVLRHVESELVSGRLGVGEQLPAERRLAEELGVSRPTVREAIRVLQALGVVRSGVGSGPDAGTTVIADPAGGLGAALRLHLATRRLPLGDLVDTRVMIESHSVRAAAGRPDHPDLVRAAGLLDRMDDPDLDADAFHQLDADFHVALTAAAGNAVNTAVMAGLRDAIHQAVLDAVRELPDWSRTAVRLRREHRGILRAVRSGDPELAATRVTRHVRGFHREWTRHAGG
- a CDS encoding AraC family transcriptional regulator, which translates into the protein MSVIRSAGLRGFRATVAELGGRAEDYARAAGLPPAALDVDDLLVSDRVMAAVLEVAADALGCPDLGLRVAARQDFGMLGPLALAIRHSPTVADALECTSRYLFVHARSLSLSLVDDPYGAPDLAALRYGLPPGVPVSVQATDLGLGFLHRSIRYLLGGRYRLRGVELPYVPAAPPAVYEEFFGAPVRTGRDAPMLRMPRALTREPLAGGDERVWRLALAFLAEQAPGGPGTTTRVRGVLTRTLGTVPPEITAVARLLALHPRTLQRRLAAEGTTFHEVLDAVRRDAAKRYLTTTDVPLGQVAGMLGLSEQSALSRCCRRWFGATPTAVRRGG
- a CDS encoding peroxidase family protein, whose translation is MKKHGTNSFFVVGEGVLEFDRDGAARTRQPDTVEELRRFRFSRLGPEGARHDEDTRAALALAMTASTPQEDSANPPIPAGFTYLGQFVDHDLTMDRSGSQLGEDVNLGELVQGRSPALDLDSLYGRGPNDHTDRVFYAADRVKLKVGTTSPVPGGDQQLGQAMEGFDLPRLGQTGLTEEDRRRPLIPDERNDENLAVAQTHLAFIRFHNRVVDEVALRGLTGRRLFEAAREQVVRHYQWMLRHDFLPRVVDPAIVDDVFANGRRFFEAPRRGRPPVGLHPTMPLEFSVAAYRLGHSMIRSEYEWNRVFRTGGVAPGLLFFLFVFSGTSGNFDPGAGLPELDDPGFDSRFDTLPTNWIADFRRLYDFTEADRPDLAPPAGGGNVTKRLDSLLVDPLKQLPAGTFGGRGTVVAEIQRNLAFRNLTRADMVRLASGQQMAGFLGVEPLTAEQVLVGNGGASLESLTDAQKAAVTAATPLWFYTLREAEFNGGRLGAVGGRIVAEVFHRAMEGSRTSIVREPSWRPVLGPDRRTFRMVDLLLFAFEGKADLLNPLGD
- a CDS encoding lactate utilization protein B, with amino-acid sequence MTFLGMPAGRGNLTGAPFPEAARTALKDAQLRRNLAKATTTIRAKRAGVVAELPDWAELRAAGAAIKDQVLADLDEHLVRFEEALTARGTTVHWARDADEANRVVTDLVLATGTEEVIKVKSMATAEIGLNEALAAVGVHAVETDLAELIVQLGNDRSSHILVPAIHRGRAEIREIFRRHMPGVDPDLTADPRALAEAARKHLRHKFLTVDVAVSGANFGIADTGSLVVVESEGNGRMCLTLPRTLISVVGIEKLLPSWRDLEVFLQLLPRSSTGERMNPYTSVWTGPTEGQTSHVVLVDNGRTATLADPDGRAALRCIRCSACLNSCPVYERTGGHAYGSTYPGPIGAVLSPQLTGVVENPTLPFASSLCGVCYDVCPVAIDIPSMLVHLRGRVTEAKRTTPESTAMRALAWVMSDARRWRRFTRLGKFGRTASRHVPLPGWSVARDVPRPPEETFRDWWEAR
- a CDS encoding DoxX family protein, translated to MSARLGERTGVDGKVGRWAAPALRVSLAVVFVWFGALKVTGDSPVAELVGAAVPWVDRGVLVPALGWFEIALGVALLLGRLPRLTLVVVAAHLAGTFLVFVQAPTLVVIGGNPLLLTANGEFVLKNVVLICATLVLLREASERGRR